In Arvicola amphibius chromosome 13, mArvAmp1.2, whole genome shotgun sequence, a genomic segment contains:
- the LOC119799810 gene encoding serine protease 52-like, with the protein MVALVAMGAHNQPHCGSRMRKQAHGMGHDSVAKSTSLSLNPLSICLMSGYGCTYAWSQQGRGQRRKILIACWPTSSKVQVQQANERRDGRAGILLPLAFLLPWAQSSLALTCGQRISARSQQHHDVSAIVGGEPTDILEFPWHVGIMSFGNHVCGGSILSEWWILTASHCFTQVNNSNLEIMHGRDDIKNAEDLKYKKVDKLIMHPRFDSWLLDNDIALLLLESPLNLSINSVPICVSEVSNILAWDNCWVTGWGITNASLVNIKPSKLQKVNVELFTWDRCIHIRPLITKNVLCAGVQDAGKDACQGDSGGPLVCNKKRNRNTWYQLGIVSGGMGCGRENVPGIYTKVSYYLKWIRKKTAEAGKPYVYVEDSACPLQISCWTIVFLYFMML; encoded by the exons ATGGTTGCTCTCGTGGCAATGGGAGCTCATAACCAACCACATTGTGGCAGCAGAATGAGGAAGCAGGCCCACGGCATGGGgcatgactcagtggctaagagcacttcctTGAGTTTGAATCCTCTCAGCATCTGTCTCATGTCTGGGTATGGCTGCACATATGCATGGTCCCAGCAGGGGAGGGGGCAGCGCAGGAAGATCCTCATAGCCTGCTGGCCAACCAGTAGCAAGGTTCAGGTGCA ACAAGCCAATGAAAGGAGGGATGGAAGAGCAGGGATATTGCTGCCATTGGCCTTCCTGCTACCCTGGGCACAGAGTTCACTGGCAC TAACATGCGGCCAGAGGATAAGCGCCAGATCTCAACAACACCATGATGTCTCTGCTATTGTGGGAGGGGAACCCACGGACATCTTGGAGTTCCCATGGCACGTGGGGATTATGAGCTTTGGCAATCATGTCTGTGGGGGATCTATTCTCAGTGAGTGGTGGATTCTAACTGCATCTCATTGCTTCACCCAAGTCAACAA CTCTAACCTGGAGATCATGCACGGGCGAGATGACATCAAAAACGCGGAGGACTTGAAGTATAAGAAAGTGGACAAGTTAATCATGCACCCGAGGTTTGATAGTTGGCTGCTGGACAATGACATTGCTTTGCTCTTGCTCGAATCCCCATTAAACCTGAGCATCAACAGTGTGCCCATCTGTGTTTCAGAAGTCTCCAACATACTGGCATGGGATAACTGCTGGGTGACAGGATGGGGCATTACCAACGCCA GTTTAGTAAACATCAAACCCTCAAAGCTGCAGAAAGTCAATGTGGAGCTGTTCACATGGGACCGGTGCATCCATATTAGGCCTTTAATAACCAAGAATGTACTGTGTGCTGGGGTTCAAGATGCTGGGAAGGATGCCTGCCAG GGTGACAGTGGAGGACCTCTGGTTTgcaacaaaaagagaaacagaaacacttgGTACCAGTTGGGAATTGTCAGCGGGGGCATGGGCTGTGGCAGGGAGAACGTACCCGGAATATATACCAAGGTGTCGTACTACCTGAAGTGGATTAGAAAGAAGACAGCGGAGGCAGGGAAGCCTTATGTGTACGTGGAAGACTCTGCATGCCCTTTGCAGATCTCTTGCTGGACTATTGTATTCCTGTATTTCATGATGCTCTAA
- the LOC119799768 gene encoding serine protease 55-like yields MVNSRGKLEVVAVNVSVVMGTKTFSDINLERKQVQKIIAHKDYKPPHLDSDLCLLLLATPVQFNKVKMPICLPQQESSWDRCWMAEWASAHGHGLTRGLNMHLTKLRVVRIGWRACAKRVTQLSRNMLCAWQEGGTNGKCQGDSGAPMVCANWETRRLFQVGVFSWSVTSGSRGRPGMFVSVAQFIPWILEETQREGRALNLSKASRSPLTCVSPYPIWLSVGSQILLAAMFAGDKSNC; encoded by the exons ATGGTGAATTCCCGTGGCAA ATTAGAAGTGGTAGCGGTGAACGTCTCTGTCGTCATGGGAACCAAGACCTTCAGCGACATCAACTTGGAGAGGAAACAGGTGCAGAAGATCATTGCTCACAAAGATTACAAGCCGCCCCACCTTGACAGCGACCTCTGCCTGCTCCTGCTCGCCACGCCAGTCCAATTCAATAAGGTCAAAATGCCCATCTGCCTGCCGCAGCAGGAGAGCTCCTGGGACCGGTGCTGGATGGCAGAGTGGGCGTCTGCTCATGGCCACG GCTTAACCAGAGGCTTAAACATGCACCTGACGAAGCTGAGGGTGGTTCGGATTGGCTGGAGAGCATGTGCCAAGAGGGTGACTCAGCTCTCCAGGAACATGCTTTGTGCCTGGCAGGAAGGAGGCACCAACGGCAAGTGCCAG GGAGACAGTGGAGCACCCATGGTCTGTGCTAACTGGGAGACTCGGAGGCTCTTTCAAGTGGGTGTCTTCAGCTGGAGCGTAACCTCGGGCTCCAGGGGGAGGCCcggtatgtttgtgtctgtggctCAGTTTATCCCATGGATCCTAGAGGAGACgcaaagggaaggaagagccCTCAACCTCTCCAAAGCCTCGCGAAGCCCCTTGACTTGCGTTTCACCATACCCCATATGGCTAAGTGTGGGGTCTCAAATACTGCTTGCTGCCATGTTTGCGGGGGATAAATCAAATTGCTAA